A genomic stretch from Hemibagrus wyckioides isolate EC202008001 linkage group LG20, SWU_Hwy_1.0, whole genome shotgun sequence includes:
- the hes6 gene encoding transcription cofactor HES-6 isoform X1, which produces MAPASRNGKSEDDYCGIKGDRKTRKPLVEKKRRARINESLQELRLLLTDSDAQTKMENAEVLEMTVKHVESILQNRAKAADSMNREASERFAAGYIQCMHEVHTFVSSCPGIDATIAADLLNHLLECMPLNDEDRFQDLLSDLMGDCVNGGAWPGEGMYAVLSPREGSANGRPTDLSPSPSSTSSDDLCSDIDETDTEHSHVDSRDAQDNVPTVFYSKSVWRPW; this is translated from the exons ATGGCCCCTGCCTCCCGCAATGGCAAGAGTGAGGATGACTACTGTGGGATCAAAGGAGACAGAAAG ACGAGAAAGCCCTTGGTGGAGAAGAAGAGGCGCGCCCGCATTAATGAAAGTTTACAGGAGCTGCGCCTGCTACTAACCGACTCGGAC GCGCAGACAAAGATGGAGAACGCTGAAGTCCTGGAAATGACCGTGAAACACGTGGAAAGTATTCTTCAAAACAGAGCGAAAG CAGCTGACAGCATGAATCGTGAGGCGAGTGAGCGTTTCGCCGCCGGTTATATCCAGTGCATGCATGAAGTGCACACGTTCGTGTCCAGCTGTCCCGGTATCGACGCCACCATCGCGGCGGACCTGCTCAACCACCTCCTGGAGTGTATGCCTCTGAACGACGAAGATCGCTTCCAAGATCTGCTTTCTGATTTAATGGGAGACTGTGTGAACGGTGGGGCTTGGCCGGGCGAGGGGATGTACGCCGTGCTGTCCCCGCGCGAAGGAAGTGCCAACGGCAGACCTACAGATCTCTCACCGTCTCCGTCCAGCACATCAAGTGACGACCTGTGCTCGGACATCGACGAGACTGACACCGAGCACAGTCACGTGGACAGTCGGGACGCTCAGGATAATGTGCCCACTGTGTTCTACTCTAAATCAGTATGGAGGCCCTGGTAG
- the hes6 gene encoding transcription cofactor HES-6 isoform X2 has protein sequence MAPASRNGKSEDDYCGIKGDRKTRKPLVEKKRRARINESLQELRLLLTDSDAQTKMENAEVLEMTVKHVESILQNRAKADSMNREASERFAAGYIQCMHEVHTFVSSCPGIDATIAADLLNHLLECMPLNDEDRFQDLLSDLMGDCVNGGAWPGEGMYAVLSPREGSANGRPTDLSPSPSSTSSDDLCSDIDETDTEHSHVDSRDAQDNVPTVFYSKSVWRPW, from the exons ATGGCCCCTGCCTCCCGCAATGGCAAGAGTGAGGATGACTACTGTGGGATCAAAGGAGACAGAAAG ACGAGAAAGCCCTTGGTGGAGAAGAAGAGGCGCGCCCGCATTAATGAAAGTTTACAGGAGCTGCGCCTGCTACTAACCGACTCGGAC GCGCAGACAAAGATGGAGAACGCTGAAGTCCTGGAAATGACCGTGAAACACGTGGAAAGTATTCTTCAAAACAGAGCGAAAG CTGACAGCATGAATCGTGAGGCGAGTGAGCGTTTCGCCGCCGGTTATATCCAGTGCATGCATGAAGTGCACACGTTCGTGTCCAGCTGTCCCGGTATCGACGCCACCATCGCGGCGGACCTGCTCAACCACCTCCTGGAGTGTATGCCTCTGAACGACGAAGATCGCTTCCAAGATCTGCTTTCTGATTTAATGGGAGACTGTGTGAACGGTGGGGCTTGGCCGGGCGAGGGGATGTACGCCGTGCTGTCCCCGCGCGAAGGAAGTGCCAACGGCAGACCTACAGATCTCTCACCGTCTCCGTCCAGCACATCAAGTGACGACCTGTGCTCGGACATCGACGAGACTGACACCGAGCACAGTCACGTGGACAGTCGGGACGCTCAGGATAATGTGCCCACTGTGTTCTACTCTAAATCAGTATGGAGGCCCTGGTAG